The Bacteroidota bacterium genome has a window encoding:
- a CDS encoding IS3 family transposase, with translation MDYARSRYKDLSLRQACRIFNISSSVYCYHPLKRADDSAVYDRLVGMAEKWPTWGFWKLNHRLRLEGSKLNHKRVYRLYKEARLHLRRRTHKRVPARIKQPLLQPLVPNLNWSMDFMRDTLWIGKPFRTFNIIDDFNREALNITISKSITSERVVKELTELTQWRGLPSSIRVDNGPEFIAQALKEWCEHPSRNIELIFIEKGKPSQNGYIERLNKTFREDILDSYQFEEVSQAQAFAYEWMWMYNNERPHESLNNLPPTHFLLKYGKLHPHPRGYTEFPTFQQDINTDNFLYI, from the coding sequence GTGGATTATGCCAGGTCCAGATACAAGGATCTGAGTCTGCGGCAGGCCTGTCGCATCTTCAATATCAGCAGTTCGGTCTACTGCTATCATCCGCTCAAACGCGCGGATGATAGTGCGGTTTATGATCGCCTGGTCGGTATGGCAGAAAAGTGGCCTACCTGGGGGTTTTGGAAGCTGAACCACCGGCTAAGGCTGGAGGGTAGTAAACTGAATCATAAGCGTGTTTATCGGCTCTACAAGGAAGCCCGGTTACACCTGCGTCGCAGAACCCACAAACGTGTTCCGGCCCGTATCAAACAGCCCTTGCTTCAGCCATTGGTCCCTAATCTGAACTGGAGCATGGACTTCATGCGCGATACGCTCTGGATCGGAAAACCCTTCCGGACGTTCAACATCATCGATGACTTCAACCGGGAGGCCCTTAACATCACCATATCCAAAAGCATTACCAGTGAACGGGTCGTAAAGGAGCTGACAGAACTGACCCAGTGGCGGGGCCTGCCGTCTTCCATACGCGTGGACAACGGCCCGGAGTTCATTGCACAGGCGCTGAAGGAATGGTGCGAGCATCCTTCCAGGAATATCGAGCTGATCTTCATTGAAAAGGGAAAGCCGAGCCAGAACGGATACATTGAACGGTTGAACAAAACCTTCCGGGAAGATATCTTGGACTCCTACCAGTTCGAAGAAGTCTCTCAGGCTCAGGCGTTCGCCTATGAATGGATGTGGATGTACAACAACGAAAGACCCCACGAGTCGCTCAACAATCTTCCGCCAACCCACTTCCTGTTGAAATATGGAAAACTCCATCCCCACCCACGGGGCTATACCGAGTTTCCCACATTTCAACAGGACATTAACACAGACAACTTTTTATATATTTGA